CGTGACGGCCGATCGGCGTGCCGCCGTCGAGGACGTGCTGCGCGCGCACGGCGTGGGCGATCCCGCGGCCGTTTCGCCCGTGCGCCGGCGTGCGCTGGCGTGCCCCGCGCTGCCGACCTGCGGCCTGGCGCTGGCGGAATCGGAGCGCGTGATGCCCGACGTGTTGAGCGCGATCGAGGACGCGCTCGCGCGGGCCGGGCTGCCGCGGGAGGCGATCGCGATTCGCATGACCGGCTGCCCCAACGGGTGCGCGCGCCCGTACCTGGCCGAGATCGGGATCGTCGGGCAGAGCCTCGATCGGTACCAGATCTATCTGGGCGGCACGGCGGCTTCGACGCGGCTGGCGCAACCGTGGCGCGACGGCGTGCGCGCCGCCGAGATCGCCGCGTCGCTCGCGCCGCTGTTCGTCGCGTTCCGCGGCGAGCGCCGCGACGGCGAGACGTTCGGCGACTGGGCGGCGCGCGCGGTGACGGCGCCGGTTCCGGCATGACGCCGGCCGCACGCGCGCGCGCGCTGGTGGCGCGGACGCTGGCCGCCCACCCGGGGCGCGTCGCGCTCGCGTGCTCGTTCGGTGGGCCGGCCGGGATGGTGCTGCTCGACCTCGTCGCGCGGCTCGACCGCAGCGTGCCGGTCTACTATCTCGACACCGGCCTCTTGTTCCCCGAGACCTACGAGCTGGTCGAACGTGCGTCGCGGCGCTACGGCATCGTGCCGCAGGCGGTGCGGCCGCGGCTCTCGCTCGGTGCGCAGGCCGCCCTGCACGGCCAAGCGCTGTGGGAGCGCGATCCCGACCGCTGCTGCGCCCTGCGCAAAGTCGAACCGAACCGTGCCTTCGTCGCGGGCTACGCGGCGTGGCTGACCGGGATTCGGC
The Candidatus Sulfotelmatobacter sp. genome window above contains:
- a CDS encoding phosphoadenylyl-sulfate reductase: MTPAARARALVARTLAAHPGRVALACSFGGPAGMVLLDLVARLDRSVPVYYLDTGLLFPETYELVERASRRYGIVPQAVRPRLSLGAQAALHGQALWERDPDRCCALRKVEPNRAFVAGYAAWLTGIRRAQTVQRADVVPVADEDGVRKISPLHDWSDAEVWAYVNAHDVPVNALHADGYPSIGCVPCTQRPLDPADPRSGRWAGFGKTECGLHLPPAAAAPAGEAVSASAAGAAS